The proteins below are encoded in one region of Vibrio tubiashii:
- the creC gene encoding two-component system sensor histidine kinase CreC encodes MRRWPRIPLGLRLFALYFILVGITAYTVSQTVIQELKPTVRQTTEETLVDMANLLAVLAEEDVANHQLSQSRFAALLRAYGQREPQARIWEIGKKAINHRIYITDQHGIVIADSWQQDIGQDYSQWNDVYLTLRGQYGARSTIEDPNDPSSTVMHVAAPIYSDGQIIGSVTVAKSNRSVQPFIDLSKRNVWFWLVWMSGLVLVAGALFAWRIHTALHKLEDYATKMGQGDKIPKPTFRVFYEYGTLSDALETMRNQLDGKQYVEDYVQTLTHELKSPLSAIKGASEILQTSLDGDRVTRFARNIERESERMQSLIDKLLELARLEKQPALESVESIALRDMVVNVTASADARLSHLAVRCDCLISPDDTCLGDPFLLQQALFNLMDNALDFVAPQGEIVWQAQRSPGQLALSIFNSGPPIPAYALPRLTERFYSLARSNGVKSTGLGLNFVEQVMKLHQGTLTISNVEHGVKVTLTMPTP; translated from the coding sequence TGGTCGGGATCACCGCGTACACCGTCAGCCAAACGGTGATCCAAGAACTCAAACCCACCGTCCGTCAAACCACCGAAGAGACGTTGGTGGATATGGCCAACTTGTTGGCGGTACTGGCGGAAGAGGACGTCGCCAATCACCAATTGTCACAAAGTCGATTTGCGGCTCTACTCCGCGCTTACGGTCAACGTGAACCTCAAGCTCGCATTTGGGAAATTGGTAAGAAAGCCATCAATCATCGTATCTACATTACCGATCAGCATGGCATCGTGATCGCTGACTCGTGGCAACAAGATATTGGTCAGGATTACTCGCAATGGAACGACGTTTACCTAACCTTGCGCGGCCAGTATGGCGCACGCAGTACCATCGAAGATCCCAATGACCCCTCTTCCACGGTCATGCACGTTGCCGCGCCAATCTATTCAGATGGCCAGATCATTGGCAGTGTCACCGTGGCTAAGTCCAATCGTTCGGTTCAGCCCTTCATCGACTTGTCCAAGCGCAATGTTTGGTTTTGGCTAGTGTGGATGAGTGGCCTTGTTTTGGTCGCAGGTGCGTTGTTCGCTTGGCGTATTCACACCGCTTTGCATAAACTCGAAGACTACGCGACCAAAATGGGCCAGGGGGACAAGATCCCGAAACCCACCTTTCGAGTCTTTTATGAATACGGCACGCTGAGTGATGCCTTGGAGACAATGCGCAATCAACTCGATGGCAAGCAGTACGTTGAAGACTATGTACAGACGCTGACTCACGAACTGAAAAGCCCGTTGTCGGCCATTAAGGGCGCCAGTGAGATCTTACAGACCTCGCTTGACGGTGACAGGGTCACCCGCTTTGCCCGCAACATTGAACGCGAAAGCGAACGAATGCAGTCCCTCATCGACAAGTTATTGGAGCTGGCTCGCCTTGAAAAGCAACCCGCGTTGGAGAGCGTCGAGTCAATCGCTTTGCGAGACATGGTGGTTAACGTCACGGCCTCCGCAGACGCTCGGTTAAGTCATCTTGCGGTTCGTTGCGACTGCCTCATCTCACCCGACGACACCTGTCTTGGTGATCCGTTTTTGCTTCAGCAAGCGCTGTTTAACTTGATGGACAACGCCCTCGACTTTGTTGCCCCACAGGGCGAGATTGTATGGCAAGCCCAGCGAAGCCCGGGACAGCTTGCGCTGTCTATTTTCAATAGTGGCCCACCTATCCCGGCTTACGCCCTGCCTCGCCTCACCGAACGCTTTTATTCACTCGCGCGCAGCAATGGGGTCAAAAGCACCGGATTGGGCCTGAATTTTGTCGAACAAGTGATGAAGCTCCATCAAGGAACGCTGACAATCAGCAATGTAGAGCACGGGGTCAAAGTCACTCTCACAATGCCAACTCCATAA